GTCGATGTTGCGCACGTCGTCGGTCAGTTCGATGCCGTCGACGACGATCTTGCCCTCCTGGTGCTCCTCGAGCCGGTTGATGCAGCGGATCAGGGTGGACTTGCCCGAGCCCGAGGGGCCGATGACGACCACCACCTCGCCCTTGTTGACCGAGGCATTGATGTCTTTAAGCGCGTGAAAGTCGCCGTACCACTTGTTTAAACCTTCGACCTCGATGACCCGGTCGCCGCCCGGCGGGGCATCGGCCCGGACCACGGCCGGCTCTGTGCTCGCGTTCATGACCATCCCTTATCTTACCTTGGCCCCACTACCTTGTCCCCACTACCTTGTTCCCACGCCCAGCTGGCGCTCGAGCTGGCGGCTGGCCACGCTCATGCGGTAGCAGAAGAAAAAGTAGACCACGCACAAAAAGAGCGAGAGCTCCATGCGGATGCCGCCCGGCACCATCAGCGAGGTGGGCTGGTTGGCGACCAGGTCCGAGACCTTGAAAAAGTCGGTGAGGCCGACGATGGCCACCAGCGAGGTGTCTTTAAAGAGGCCGATCGACTGGCCGACGATGGCGGGAATCACCGCGCGCA
The sequence above is a segment of the Deinococcota bacterium genome. Coding sequences within it:
- a CDS encoding amino acid ABC transporter permease, whose translation is RAVIPAIVGQSIGLFKDTSLVAIVGLTDFFKVSDLVANQPTSLMVPGGIRMELSLFLCVVYFFFCYRMSVASRQLERQLGVGTR